Part of the Flagellimonas eckloniae genome, TTATGTTTGGACCCGATGGCCATAATTTATTGCCAGCTTCAGTATTGTACAAGAAAAATATCTTGGCGCTGCGTGGTAGTTTTCGACCTGTTACCAAGGTGAACCTGGATATGTTCCAAAAATCCTATGATATTTTTGTGCGCGAACCGACGGTTGAGTATGAAAATACCATTGTTATTTTTGAAATTACCCTTTCCAATCTTAAAGCCTCCGGGGAAATTGACGAGCAAGATTTTATGGACCGGGCAGAACTTCTATGTTCTCTTGGACATTCTGTAATGATTTCCAAATTCCAAGAATATTACAAGTTGGTAGAGTATTTTAATAATTATACTAAATCAAAGATTGGATTGACCATGGGGGTAAACAATTTGGTCGACATTTTTGATGAAAAATACTATCGACACCTAAGTGGAGGGATTTTGGAAGCATTTGGTAAATTGTTCTTTAAGGATCTTAAAGTCTATCTATACCCTATGAAGGATGCTGCTACCGGTCAGGTTATGACCAGCAATAATATAAAGGTGCATCCAAGAATGAAAGAATTGTATAAATTCTTTAAATATAACAGTAAGGTGATGGATATTATTGATTATGATCCTGATATCATGCACATATTCTCAAGAGATGTTCTAAAACGTATTACAAACGGTGAAGAAGGTTGGGAGGAAATGTTACCTGAGGGAATTGCAGAAATGATCAAGGATAAACAACTTTTCACCAGAAAACAACCATTTCCTAAGAAGGAAGAAGTATAGCGTTTATTAGAAAACGGCATTTATCTTAAAAGAAAAATGCCGTTGGATATGCTTTTATAATTGCTAATTTAAAATTTGCGAAGTGTGCTCCTTTGCTTTCACTTTGTCAATTACCTTTTCTACAACTCCATTTTCATCAATAATAAAGGTCATTCTGTGGATTCCGTCAAATTCCCTGCCCATAAATTTTTTTGGACCCCAAACGCCAAACGCATCAATTACTGTATGGTCAACATCAGCTAATAGTGGATATTGAAACCCAAATTTTTTGCTAAAGTTTGATTGTTTTTTTTCTGTATCCTCGCTTACGCCAAGTATTTTGTACCCTTCACTCTGCAACTTTGCATAGTTGTCGTTTATATTACAGGCTTCAACAGTACATGTGGGTGTATTTGCTCGGGGGTAGAAAAAAACAACCAATTTTTCTCCTTTATAATCATTAAGACTTATTGTATTTCCATCTTGGTCTTTCGAAGAAAATTCAGGTACTTTATCCCCTACTTTTAAGGTATTCATATGCAATATGATTTTTAATTTTATTGTTTAATATATTTTATTCAAAGTTAAACAAAAATGACTAAACAAGACAAGGTAAATTTTGCGACCGCTACTTTGGATAGACTATATCCCACAATTCCAATTCCATTGGACCATAAGGACCCATATACATTGTTAATTGCAGTTTTGTTATCAGCGCAAAGTACAGATGTAAGAGTAAATAAAATTACTCCATTATTGTTTTCGGAAGCAGATAATCCTTATGATATGGTAAAACTCACGGTGGATGAAATCAGGGAAATCATAAAACCTGTCGGGCTTTCCCCTATGAAATCCAAAGGAATTCATGGATTGTCAAAAATATTGATTGAAAAATATAAGGGTGAAGTTCCCAAAGACATTGAATTATTGGAAGAATTACCGGCCGTTGGCCATAAAACTGCAAGTGTAGTTGTTTCACAGGCATTTGGTATTCCTGCCTTTCCAGTAGATACACATATCCATAGACTTATGTACCGATGGGGGTTTAGTAACGGAAAAAATGTTGTGCAAACGGAAAAAGATGCAAAACGATTATTCCCAGAAGAAACATGGAATAAGCTACACCTTCAAATAATTTGGTACGGTCGTGAATACTCTCCGGCTAGAGGTTGGGATATTGAAAAAGACATCATTACCAAAACAATTGGAAGAAAAACAGTGTTGAACGACTACTATAAAACAAAAAAGAGCCGCTAATTGCGGCTCTTTTTTGTTTTTTAAAGCTGTTAATTCAATGTCACTTCAAATTTGTGGCTTTTGTAATCAACTACTTGAATCGATTTAGAGTAGCTCAACAAGAAATCAATGGTTTCTCGTCTTGCCTTAACTGATTTTACAGTTTCTTGTTCTTCAGAGTAAATGTTTTCCATATTCTAGCATTAATGTTACAATTAGATAACGCCGCTAGAATTGAAATATTGCTGTGTTCGTTGGAATGCAGATTAATTCGTTAAAACGATATTATTGCGTTCAACAATCTTTCTAAGGTTGATCAAGGCATAGCGCATTCTACCTAGAGCAGTGTTTATGCTTACCCCGGTGTTTTCAGATATCTCCTTAAAACTCATATCCTTATAGATACGCATTAACAAAACTTCCTTCTGGTCTTCAGGTAATTCATCAATTAAAAGTGTAAGGTCACTATCTATTTGATTTTTGATAATCTGCTTTTCAGCGTTTAGTTTATCGTCCTTAATAACGGAAAAGATATTAAAGTCATCGCTCCCTTCAAACTTGGGCATTCTCTTATTCTTACGAAAATGGTCGATAATAAGGTTATGGGCTATTCTCATTACCCAAGGTAAAAACTTACCTTCTTCACTATATCTACCTTTCTTAAGTGTTTTGATTACTTTAATAAAAGTGTCCTGGAAGATGTCCTCTGCAACATCTCTATCCATCACTTTTGAATAAATAAAACTAGAAATTCTTTGATTGTGCCTGTTAATGAGGACTTCAAGTGCGTTTTCCTCTCCGGCAATGTAGTTTTTTACTAATATCGAGTCATCAATCTGTAGTTCCATACAAATTACTTTTTTGGTTAAAATTAGTAGCCCCTCCTTGTGTTAAGAAAGACTTTAGTTTTTAGCTTAATTTTAAAAAAGTAATTATTTCTGTATAGGCCTATCAGTTTTTTAATTACACATCAAATATAGAAAAACAGTATACCCATGAAAAAACAATGTTGTGATTTGGGCATTTTTAGATGTTAACTGATACAATATACGTATTAAGTGGGGGGTATTGTATCTTTGGTACCCTAATTTTAACATATGGCGACTATCAATAGTGTGAATCCAAAGCAAAATATAATCATAAAAGGTGCCAAACTGCATAACTTAAAGAACATAGATGTAGTTATACCTAGAAATAAGCTTGTGGTCATTACAGGATTGTCGGGTTCTGGAAAGTCTAGTTTAGCTTTTGATACACTTTATGCCGAAGGACAACGTCGCTATGTGGAGAGTCTTTCTTCGTATGCACGACAATTTTTGGGAAAACTGGATAAGCCAAAAGTTGATTATATAAAAGGTATAGCTCCCGCCATTGCGATTGAGCAAAAAGTGAATTCCACAAACCCTAGATCCACTGTTGGTACTACTACTGAAATTTATGATTACCTAAAGTTACTATACGCACGCATTGGTAAAACCTTGTCCCCCGTATCCGGGAATGAGGTAAAAAAGGACACCGTTACCGATGTAATCAATTATATAAAACCATTAGAAGAGGGAACCAAGTTGTTATTGCTTGCGCCCATAACCATAACTAA contains:
- the bcp gene encoding thioredoxin-dependent thiol peroxidase, which translates into the protein MNTLKVGDKVPEFSSKDQDGNTISLNDYKGEKLVVFFYPRANTPTCTVEACNINDNYAKLQSEGYKILGVSEDTEKKQSNFSKKFGFQYPLLADVDHTVIDAFGVWGPKKFMGREFDGIHRMTFIIDENGVVEKVIDKVKAKEHTSQILN
- a CDS encoding endonuclease III domain-containing protein, coding for MTKQDKVNFATATLDRLYPTIPIPLDHKDPYTLLIAVLLSAQSTDVRVNKITPLLFSEADNPYDMVKLTVDEIREIIKPVGLSPMKSKGIHGLSKILIEKYKGEVPKDIELLEELPAVGHKTASVVVSQAFGIPAFPVDTHIHRLMYRWGFSNGKNVVQTEKDAKRLFPEETWNKLHLQIIWYGREYSPARGWDIEKDIITKTIGRKTVLNDYYKTKKSR
- a CDS encoding RNA polymerase sigma factor; this encodes MELQIDDSILVKNYIAGEENALEVLINRHNQRISSFIYSKVMDRDVAEDIFQDTFIKVIKTLKKGRYSEEGKFLPWVMRIAHNLIIDHFRKNKRMPKFEGSDDFNIFSVIKDDKLNAEKQIIKNQIDSDLTLLIDELPEDQKEVLLMRIYKDMSFKEISENTGVSINTALGRMRYALINLRKIVERNNIVLTN